The following are encoded in a window of Atribacterota bacterium genomic DNA:
- a CDS encoding response regulator transcription factor, translating to MLFLIIEDDIKIRKFINFSLKFQKYDCIEAATGKEAMSLLATQQNLKAIILDLGLPDMDGLDIIKQVREFSDVPIIVVSARDQDNEKVEALDAGADDYLTKPFSIKELLARIRVVFRHSKDNKKEVVTSIYKIANLEVDLEKHRVILDSREIHFTPIEYQILTLLIKNAGKVLTHNYILREVWGTYLDTDMQSLRVFMANIRRKLEENPAKPRYIITEVGIGYRFNDE from the coding sequence ATGTTGTTTTTAATTATTGAAGATGATATTAAAATAAGAAAGTTCATTAATTTTTCACTTAAATTCCAGAAGTATGACTGTATTGAAGCAGCAACAGGAAAAGAAGCCATGAGTCTTTTAGCTACTCAACAGAATCTCAAGGCAATTATCCTGGATTTAGGATTACCCGATATGGATGGGCTTGATATCATCAAGCAGGTACGTGAGTTTTCAGATGTTCCTATTATTGTGGTATCTGCTCGAGATCAGGATAATGAAAAGGTGGAGGCGCTGGATGCTGGAGCTGATGATTATCTAACCAAACCATTCAGTATTAAAGAGTTACTTGCAAGAATTCGTGTAGTCTTTAGACACAGCAAAGATAATAAAAAAGAAGTAGTGACCTCCATTTATAAGATTGCCAATTTAGAAGTAGACTTAGAGAAGCATAGAGTAATATTAGATAGCAGGGAGATACATTTTACACCGATAGAATATCAAATACTCACTTTATTGATTAAAAATGCTGGTAAGGTTTTAACTCATAACTATATCTTAAGAGAAGTATGGGGAACTTACCTTGATACCGATATGCAATCTTTACGGGTATTTATGGCAAACATTAGAAGAAAGCTGGAGGAAAATCCAGCAAAACCTAGATATATTATAACTGAAGTAGGAATTGGATACCGTTTTAATGATGAGTAA
- a CDS encoding ATP-binding protein: MTLFLNISATLLSLLFQHLGFKEVNFVVTYILSVLLTSRYTMGYAYGIIASVISMFFFNFFFTEPIYSFNVDDPTYIFTFMVILIAAVFTSALTSKLIFSKELADKQEKQAKTLYQITSSLAKTGGVEEVAVVSVQCLVDLLKSDVIFIIINQKDNTVKKLAPALSGYGIIVKDIKLDNIEDIILNHYTFPIIVRERYVGYICLPKELENIENENRFILDSVIMQITIAIQREMLTAEKEAAKAETDRERLRSNLLRAISHDLRTPLTGIMGSAEMLLQQLESKKHIKLVQDIYEESGWLIRLVENILSLTMIKEGRLAVNIKPEAVEEIVAEAVSRASKYTPNNRISISVPEDVLFAPMDGKLIVQVLINIIDNAIKHTIPTDEIHVSVQVEDKKAWFEVSDNGIGINEKDLPKIFDMFFTTRNSHIDAKHGIGLGLAICKVIVNFHGGEIFAKKNKEKGSTFRFYLNL; encoded by the coding sequence ATTACTCTTTTTCTAAATATATCAGCTACACTTTTGTCTCTACTTTTTCAACATTTAGGTTTTAAAGAAGTAAATTTTGTGGTTACATATATTTTGTCTGTCCTGTTAACCTCACGTTATACTATGGGATATGCTTATGGGATTATAGCATCGGTCATTTCCATGTTTTTCTTTAATTTCTTTTTTACTGAGCCCATATATAGCTTTAATGTGGATGATCCCACTTACATTTTTACCTTTATGGTAATATTAATTGCTGCTGTTTTTACCAGTGCATTGACCAGCAAACTAATCTTCTCAAAGGAACTTGCCGATAAACAGGAGAAACAAGCAAAAACGTTATATCAGATTACCAGCTCTCTGGCAAAAACCGGAGGTGTAGAAGAGGTTGCTGTTGTCTCGGTACAATGTTTGGTAGACCTGTTAAAAAGTGATGTAATTTTTATTATAATAAATCAAAAAGATAATACAGTAAAAAAATTAGCACCTGCATTATCTGGATATGGTATTATTGTGAAGGATATTAAACTAGATAATATTGAAGATATAATATTAAATCATTATACTTTCCCCATTATAGTTCGCGAAAGGTATGTCGGTTATATTTGCTTACCTAAAGAATTGGAGAATATAGAAAATGAAAACCGGTTTATTTTGGATTCAGTTATTATGCAAATTACTATTGCTATACAGCGAGAAATGCTTACTGCTGAAAAAGAAGCTGCCAAAGCTGAAACTGATAGAGAAAGGTTAAGGAGTAATTTACTTAGAGCAATTTCCCATGACTTAAGAACTCCACTTACCGGAATTATGGGGTCTGCCGAGATGCTTCTACAACAACTTGAAAGCAAAAAACACATTAAATTAGTACAGGATATATATGAAGAGTCAGGTTGGCTTATTCGTTTGGTTGAGAATATTTTAAGCCTAACTATGATTAAGGAAGGACGTTTGGCTGTTAATATTAAACCAGAGGCAGTGGAAGAAATAGTAGCAGAAGCTGTAAGCCGTGCTTCAAAATATACACCTAATAATAGGATTTCTATTTCAGTTCCAGAGGATGTATTATTTGCACCAATGGACGGGAAATTAATAGTGCAGGTTCTTATTAATATTATTGACAATGCAATAAAACACACAATACCAACTGATGAGATTCATGTATCAGTTCAAGTGGAAGATAAGAAAGCCTGGTTTGAAGTATCAGATAATGGGATAGGAATTAATGAAAAGGATTTACCAAAGATTTTTGATATGTTTTTTACTACTCGAAATTCTCATATAGATGCAAAGCACGGAATTGGACTAGGACTGGCTATCTGTAAAGTGATTGTGAATTTTCATGGTGGGGAAATATTTGCGAAGAAAAATAAAGAAAAAGGTTCTACCTTTAGATTTTATCTCAATCTTTGA